A genomic region of Streptomyces sp. NBC_00247 contains the following coding sequences:
- a CDS encoding SDR family oxidoreductase has protein sequence MGSLRGRTALVTGASRGIGRGIARRLAADGALVAVHYASNEEAAERTVAAIRDDGGRCFPVRAELGVDGDVGALFAAFDAGARGQGAGPELDILVNNAAVSISSRIADLRAEDFDRLIAVNTRAPLFVIQEALKRMGDGGRIVNISSAASRRALPRTLAYSMSKGAVDSLTRTLAEELGPRGITVNAVAPGFVETEMNSSRRATEEARSAIAALSAFDRIGRPEDIADIVAFLASDDSRWITGQYIDATGGSKL, from the coding sequence ATGGGATCGCTCAGGGGCAGGACGGCGCTGGTGACCGGTGCGAGTCGCGGCATCGGACGCGGGATCGCCAGGCGCCTCGCCGCGGACGGCGCACTCGTCGCCGTCCACTACGCGAGCAACGAGGAGGCAGCCGAGCGGACCGTCGCCGCCATCCGGGACGACGGCGGCCGCTGCTTCCCGGTGCGCGCCGAACTCGGCGTCGACGGAGACGTCGGAGCCCTGTTCGCCGCCTTCGACGCCGGCGCCCGCGGGCAGGGGGCCGGCCCGGAGCTCGACATCCTCGTCAACAACGCCGCCGTCAGCATCTCCTCGCGCATCGCGGATCTGCGCGCCGAGGACTTCGACCGGCTGATCGCCGTCAACACCCGCGCGCCGCTCTTCGTCATCCAGGAAGCCCTGAAGCGGATGGGGGACGGCGGACGCATCGTCAACATCTCCTCCGCCGCGAGCAGAAGGGCCCTGCCGCGCACCCTCGCGTACTCGATGAGCAAGGGAGCGGTCGACTCGCTGACCCGCACCCTGGCGGAGGAACTGGGCCCCCGTGGCATCACGGTGAACGCCGTGGCGCCCGGATTCGTCGAGACGGAGATGAACTCCTCCCGGCGCGCCACCGAGGAGGCGCGGAGCGCGATCGCCGCGCTCTCCGCCTTCGACCGGATCGGCCGCCCCGAGGACATCGCCGACATCGTCGCGTTCCTGGCGTCCGACGACTCCCGGTGGATCACGGGTCAGTACATCGACGCCACCGGTGGCAGCAAACTCTGA
- a CDS encoding ScbR family autoregulator-binding transcription factor, with translation MAQQERAIRTRYTVLEAAAVVFASNGYEASTISEIMSLAGVTKGALYFHFSGKEALAHAVLQHAVIIKPENPVKMQAIVDLGLLLAYRLPREPLLQGAARLAADQNARPFFGGPWPQWRDVIANLLTEGRCQGEVFEHIDPLETANVLVGAFTGLQLVSTTVDRPDSLLLLASDLYRLVLPGIAVPGVLRVLSTDPDRAHHVFDVLGRPSWGLPVTFDSVPGASFPALSGQVDASVPPSKR, from the coding sequence TTGGCGCAGCAGGAGCGGGCCATCAGAACGCGCTACACCGTGCTGGAAGCCGCTGCGGTGGTGTTCGCGTCGAACGGGTACGAGGCGTCCACCATCAGCGAGATCATGTCCCTGGCCGGAGTCACCAAGGGGGCCCTGTACTTCCACTTCTCCGGCAAGGAGGCGCTGGCGCACGCGGTGCTCCAGCACGCCGTCATCATCAAGCCGGAGAACCCGGTGAAGATGCAGGCCATCGTGGATCTGGGACTTCTCCTGGCGTACCGGCTGCCCCGGGAGCCGTTACTCCAGGGGGCGGCGCGGCTGGCCGCCGACCAGAACGCGCGGCCGTTCTTCGGCGGACCGTGGCCGCAGTGGCGGGACGTCATCGCCAACCTGCTGACCGAAGGGCGTTGCCAGGGCGAGGTGTTCGAGCACATCGACCCTCTGGAGACCGCGAACGTGCTGGTGGGGGCGTTCACCGGGTTACAGCTCGTCTCCACCACCGTGGACCGGCCGGACAGTCTGCTCCTCCTCGCCTCCGATCTCTACCGTCTGGTCCTGCCCGGCATCGCCGTGCCCGGGGTGCTGCGGGTGCTCTCCACCGATCCGGACCGCGCCCACCATGTGTTCGACGTGCTGGGGCGGCCCAGCTGGGGCCTTCCGGTGACGTTCGATAGCGTTCCCGGTGCCTCGTTCCCGGCGCTGTCGGGGCAGGTGGACGCTTCTGTTCCCCCGTCGAAACGGTGA
- a CDS encoding chorismate mutase — protein MIERLRKDGYPVRAIANPLQGLTSDTAYVSSYLSTYIENRGGPLNLRRDMTRYAAITGFLGAATVLAVPQVTAAGFPATAGPVRSAERTAKPLGPLTDLVIQRIRVGDDVAASKFGTDSPIEDPVREAQVLEQVRTQAEAAGVNPQAAVAFFQDQITASKVVQQGLFARWTAHPEEAPTTRPDLGPIRAQLDQLTTDLLQELKNTEGLRDRPVACTVQLALATGSSAVRERLDVLHRQTLRTATQSVCG, from the coding sequence GTGATCGAGCGGCTGCGCAAGGACGGCTATCCGGTGCGAGCCATCGCGAATCCCCTCCAGGGGCTGACCAGCGACACCGCCTACGTCTCCAGCTACCTGTCCACCTACATCGAGAACCGAGGCGGACCCTTGAACCTGCGACGCGACATGACCCGCTACGCCGCGATCACCGGCTTCCTGGGCGCCGCGACCGTGCTGGCCGTTCCTCAGGTCACGGCCGCGGGATTCCCCGCCACCGCCGGACCCGTCAGGAGTGCGGAACGTACGGCCAAGCCGCTCGGTCCGCTGACGGACCTCGTCATCCAGCGCATCCGCGTCGGCGATGACGTGGCCGCTTCCAAGTTCGGTACCGACTCGCCCATCGAGGACCCCGTGCGTGAGGCCCAGGTGCTGGAGCAGGTCCGGACGCAGGCCGAGGCCGCCGGGGTGAACCCGCAGGCGGCGGTGGCCTTCTTCCAGGACCAGATCACCGCGAGCAAGGTCGTGCAGCAGGGCCTGTTCGCCCGCTGGACCGCCCATCCCGAGGAAGCACCCACGACGCGCCCCGACCTCGGACCCATCCGCGCGCAGCTCGACCAGCTGACCACGGATCTGCTCCAGGAACTCAAGAACACGGAGGGACTGCGCGACCGGCCCGTCGCCTGCACGGTGCAGCTGGCACTGGCCACCGGCTCGAGCGCGGTGCGGGAGCGCCTGGACGTGCTCCATCGCCAGACACTCCGGACGGCCACCCAGTCGGTGTGCGGCTGA
- the pyrF gene encoding orotidine-5'-phosphate decarboxylase, with the protein MEPNSQVIVALDHDNRATADAVVEQLGDACRFYKIGLELLTAAGPDIVKDLVAQGKEVFLDLKLFEIPNSVAGAVRAAGAMGVSLVTVHGMGGSSIMAAAVDAARDFPGLRILALTVVTSMTDADLADIGVADTVDEQVLRLARLARKAGCHGVTASPQDVAALRRILGSDALIVTPGIVLPGESSAEHARHGTPGAALTAGASHVVVGRSVTRAADPAAAFRLVQAPPAA; encoded by the coding sequence ATGGAACCGAACAGCCAGGTCATCGTCGCCTTGGATCACGACAACCGCGCGACCGCCGATGCTGTCGTCGAGCAGTTGGGCGACGCGTGCCGTTTCTACAAGATCGGTCTGGAACTGCTCACCGCGGCAGGGCCGGACATCGTCAAAGACCTTGTCGCACAGGGCAAGGAAGTCTTCCTGGACCTCAAGCTCTTCGAGATCCCGAACTCGGTTGCCGGAGCAGTCCGTGCCGCGGGGGCAATGGGCGTGTCCCTGGTCACCGTGCACGGCATGGGCGGCAGCAGCATCATGGCCGCCGCAGTCGATGCCGCCCGCGACTTCCCCGGGCTGCGCATCCTCGCCCTGACCGTGGTCACCAGCATGACCGACGCGGATCTTGCCGACATCGGTGTCGCCGACACGGTGGACGAGCAGGTGCTCCGGCTCGCCCGTCTGGCACGGAAGGCCGGATGTCACGGCGTGACCGCCTCGCCGCAGGACGTCGCGGCCCTGCGTCGCATCCTGGGATCGGATGCCCTGATCGTCACACCGGGCATCGTGCTGCCCGGTGAATCCTCGGCCGAGCACGCACGTCACGGGACACCGGGTGCGGCTCTCACCGCTGGGGCGTCGCACGTCGTGGTCGGTCGATCAGTCACTCGTGCCGCTGACCCGGCGGCCGCGTTCCGGCTGGTCCAGGCGCCTCCGGCAGCGTAA
- a CDS encoding PaaI family thioesterase, with protein sequence MGRTRTYEWEDPAVSAGAVGTASGLEILRDLVAGRLPSPPISRMMGFRITEVDAGRVVFTLEPGEEHYNPIGSVHGGVYATLLDSAAGCAVHSVLPAGVGYTSLDLNVRFLRTITADTGTVRAVGTVLKSGRTTCLAQAELFDGADRLIAHATSTCLVVPLPAR encoded by the coding sequence ATGGGCCGGACACGCACGTACGAATGGGAAGACCCCGCGGTCTCGGCCGGCGCCGTGGGCACGGCGAGCGGACTGGAGATCCTGCGCGATCTCGTGGCCGGGCGCCTCCCCAGCCCGCCGATCAGCCGGATGATGGGCTTCCGCATCACAGAAGTGGACGCCGGGCGGGTGGTGTTCACCCTGGAGCCGGGCGAGGAGCACTACAACCCGATCGGCAGTGTCCACGGCGGTGTGTACGCGACCCTGCTCGACTCGGCGGCCGGCTGCGCCGTCCATTCGGTACTGCCCGCCGGGGTGGGCTACACCTCTCTCGATCTCAACGTGAGGTTCCTGCGGACGATCACCGCGGACACCGGCACGGTGCGGGCGGTCGGCACGGTCCTCAAGAGCGGCCGCACCACCTGCCTCGCGCAGGCCGAGCTGTTCGACGGGGCGGACCGTCTCATCGCGCACGCGACCAGCACGTGCCTCGTCGTCCCTCTGCCCGCCCGGTAG